From Pseudomonas sp. G2-4:
CGCCAACACCATGCGCAGCTACCGCAGCGCCTTCGCTTACTGGGGGGCGTGGTTGCAGCTGCGGTACAGGTGTGCGCTCGGTGATGGCGCCCTTCCGCCTTCCGTGGTGGTGCAGTTCATCGTCGATCATCTTGCTCGTCCGGACGGCGCTGGCGGCTGGACGCACTTGTTGCCAGCCAACGTCGATGCGGCACTGATCGCCGCCGGTGTCAAAAGCAAGCCTGGGGGGCTGGCATTCAGCACCGTCAGCCACCGCCTGGCGGTATTGGCCAAGTGGCACCGTTTGAACGAGTGGGATAACCCCTGCGAAGTCGCGGCGGTCAAGACCCTGCTGCGCGAGGCGCATAAGGCCCAGGCGCGCCAAGGCGTCACCCTGCGCAAGAAGACCGCCGTGGTTCTTGAACCGCTGCAGGCGATGCTTGCCACCTGTACTGACGGCGTGCGCGGGCTACGCGATCGCGCCCTGCTGCTGTTAGCCTGGAGTGGCGGAGGTCGGCGCCGCTCCGAAGTGATTGGCTTGCAGATTGAGGACCTGCGTCGGCTCGACACCGACACCTGGCTCTATGCGCTCGGTGCGACCAAGACCGATACCGGTGGGGTGCGCCGGGAAAAACCGCTCCGTGGCGTGGCGGCGCAAGCGCTAAACGCTTGGCTGGCAGCGGCACCGGCCCGCACCGGACCGCTGTTTCGTCGTCTGTACAAGGGCGGCAAGGTGGGTACGTCAGGACTGTCCGGCGACCAGGTCGCCCGCATCGTCAAGCGCCGTGCGCAACTGGCCGGTTTGGACGGAGACTGGGCGGCCCACAGCCTGCGTTCCGGCTTTGTCACGGAAGCCGGCCGCCAGGGCGTTCCCTTGGGTGAGGTGATGGCAATGACTGAACATCGCAGCGTGAGTACCGTGATGAGCTACTTTCAAGCCGGTGAATTGCTGAACAGTCGCGCCGGAGACTTGCTCAAGCCGGACTAGGATGCGCTGCATCAGCCGGGTAGCCTGCGCGCCACGACTGACATCAAAATGTCATCAACCCATCCCTGAAACGCCATATTCCCTGAGTAATGTCCTCGCCAATGAGATCGATCTCAAGCGAGTGACAATGACTGATTTAAAAGAAGTGGCACGGTTGGCTGGGGTATCGCGGGCGACTGCCGCGCGCGCCTTTGCTTCCCCCGAAGTGGTCCGTCCAGCCACCCGCGAACAGGTCTTCGCCGCCGCGCGCCAGCTCGGTTTTCGGCCTAATCGTCTCGGCCGGCAACTACGCCTGCAAGTGACCAAGCTGATCGGCGTGGTGGTTCCCAA
This genomic window contains:
- a CDS encoding site-specific integrase, whose protein sequence is MNNTDAPQVILEGPLELHGLAEKTRAAAEAFIAAGTAANTMRSYRSAFAYWGAWLQLRYRCALGDGALPPSVVVQFIVDHLARPDGAGGWTHLLPANVDAALIAAGVKSKPGGLAFSTVSHRLAVLAKWHRLNEWDNPCEVAAVKTLLREAHKAQARQGVTLRKKTAVVLEPLQAMLATCTDGVRGLRDRALLLLAWSGGGRRRSEVIGLQIEDLRRLDTDTWLYALGATKTDTGGVRREKPLRGVAAQALNAWLAAAPARTGPLFRRLYKGGKVGTSGLSGDQVARIVKRRAQLAGLDGDWAAHSLRSGFVTEAGRQGVPLGEVMAMTEHRSVSTVMSYFQAGELLNSRAGDLLKPD